A genomic stretch from Chitinophaga agri includes:
- a CDS encoding helix-turn-helix domain-containing protein → MAALATKKAKGQFRVAGINEGKCTLDSYNRRDFYKISLVTEGSPCSLRYGSLPDIYIDRPVLVLVNPIVPYNWTLPERQVPSDGYFCVFNDEFIRTSAQLSGLTDRLFTTQDSPVYFPDTATKQFLTGLFMRMRAEADMDYADKDELFRSHLSLIFHEAIKMRRTEKQTDTGASRVVNEFIRLLNQQFPVDMPLQPIALKKAADFADRIAVHINHLNMVVQKATGKSTTTHISERLFAEAKSLLSYTDYSVADIASGLGFEYQSYFNRFFRKHAGITPLDYRKNFEKYK, encoded by the coding sequence ATGGCAGCATTAGCGACAAAAAAGGCAAAAGGACAATTCAGGGTAGCTGGGATCAATGAGGGCAAATGCACACTTGACTCTTATAACCGCAGAGATTTCTATAAGATCAGTCTTGTGACGGAAGGTTCGCCATGCAGCCTTCGGTATGGCTCATTGCCAGATATTTATATTGACCGTCCAGTACTGGTACTGGTCAACCCTATAGTGCCCTATAACTGGACCCTACCTGAAAGGCAGGTTCCTTCCGACGGATATTTCTGTGTTTTCAACGATGAGTTCATTCGCACCAGTGCACAGCTCTCCGGCCTTACAGATCGCCTGTTTACCACGCAGGACTCTCCTGTCTACTTTCCTGACACTGCTACAAAACAATTCCTGACAGGGCTATTCATGCGTATGCGGGCCGAGGCCGATATGGACTATGCTGACAAGGATGAGCTGTTCCGCAGCCATCTTAGTCTGATATTTCATGAGGCTATAAAGATGCGGCGTACTGAAAAGCAGACAGATACTGGCGCTTCCAGGGTAGTCAACGAATTCATCCGCCTGCTCAACCAGCAGTTCCCGGTTGACATGCCCCTTCAGCCTATAGCACTGAAGAAAGCAGCCGATTTTGCCGACCGTATTGCCGTTCACATTAACCATCTGAATATGGTTGTGCAAAAAGCCACAGGTAAGTCAACCACCACGCACATCAGTGAGCGGCTCTTTGCAGAAGCGAAATCATTACTGAGTTATACTGATTATAGCGTAGCTGATATCGCATCAGGACTCGGATTTGAATACCAGAGCTATTTTAATCGCTTCTTTAGAAAGCATGCTGGCATCACTCCTCTTGACTACCGCAAGAACTTTGAAAAGTATAAATAG
- a CDS encoding response regulator: MASKAKTIFLADDDPEDQEILKDAILKQAPSVNIHSVMNGQQAIDYLINCPDDDLPSLLIFDYKMPIFNAVEILERIADVPQLQTIPKVVWSTSNQADHAKRCMDMGAALYFVKPTKTEELDNIARQMLDLGKD; the protein is encoded by the coding sequence ATGGCGAGTAAGGCCAAAACTATCTTTTTAGCGGACGATGATCCTGAAGATCAGGAAATTCTGAAGGATGCAATTTTGAAACAGGCGCCGTCCGTGAATATTCACTCTGTTATGAATGGCCAGCAGGCAATTGATTATCTGATCAATTGTCCGGACGATGACTTACCCTCCCTTCTCATATTTGACTATAAAATGCCCATCTTTAATGCAGTAGAAATACTGGAGAGAATAGCGGATGTTCCACAGTTGCAGACCATCCCTAAAGTGGTATGGAGTACATCTAATCAGGCCGATCATGCGAAGCGCTGTATGGATATGGGTGCAGCACTTTATTTTGTAAAACCCACGAAAACCGAAGAACTGGATAATATCGCCAGGCAAATGCTCGATCTGGGTAAAGATTAG
- a CDS encoding PAS domain-containing sensor histidine kinase, which translates to MGFNTVMANRLLTEAGISPITMIQLLPVAACICDVSNRVIYGNDAAVLLLGITPPASGIIFPKNTADEQVPVSYTWQEAVPRPGLSAILVSGNATPLRDHQGTAIGWLHYLQDIPGIKLPGSEVRTGHTTHLNEKLLQSEERYYKMIEEVEDYAILLLDSAGVIQNWNKGAEKIKGYQESEIIGSHFSVFYLPEDRNRKLPEKLIAEAIRTGKAVQEGWRMRKNGTRFWGSIVITALHDAERNVIGFSKVTRDLTEKKLSEDRIRQYASELEFQNRELEQFAYAAAHDMKEPLRKIQFYSNYIFDNAAEALPAKEREYLNRSINAASRMQGLIDDLLTYSRASSQLKEMEDTDLNAMVNEVLLAHSETIDKLEAIIEVGPLPVMRIIPFQFIQLFDNLISNALKYHHPERTPRIIINAEQMYIPAGEEVNEVLEGACYKISVSDNGLGFEPRHAEKIFDVFQRLHNRPEITGTGIGLAICKKIVLNHRGQIRAHGVPEEGAIFEIYIPCQQG; encoded by the coding sequence ATGGGATTTAACACTGTAATGGCAAACAGATTATTAACGGAGGCAGGTATCTCACCTATCACTATGATACAGTTGCTACCCGTAGCCGCCTGCATCTGTGATGTGTCTAACCGTGTTATTTATGGTAATGACGCTGCTGTGCTTTTATTGGGAATAACGCCGCCTGCTAGTGGCATCATCTTCCCTAAAAACACAGCGGACGAACAGGTACCTGTGTCTTATACATGGCAGGAGGCCGTTCCTCGCCCGGGCCTTTCTGCTATCCTGGTCAGTGGAAACGCCACACCACTCAGGGATCATCAGGGAACGGCAATAGGGTGGTTGCATTATCTGCAGGACATACCTGGAATCAAACTGCCCGGGTCGGAGGTACGTACCGGTCATACTACCCATCTGAATGAAAAGCTCCTGCAAAGTGAAGAGCGTTATTATAAGATGATCGAGGAGGTAGAAGATTATGCGATCTTGCTGCTGGACAGCGCCGGCGTGATCCAGAACTGGAATAAAGGCGCGGAAAAAATCAAGGGATATCAGGAGTCGGAGATCATTGGCAGTCATTTTAGTGTATTCTATCTGCCAGAGGACCGTAATAGAAAATTGCCGGAAAAGCTGATAGCTGAGGCTATCCGTACCGGGAAAGCTGTGCAGGAAGGTTGGCGTATGAGGAAGAATGGCACCCGTTTCTGGGGAAGCATCGTCATAACAGCACTGCATGACGCAGAAAGAAATGTGATCGGTTTCTCAAAAGTAACAAGAGACCTGACGGAGAAGAAGTTATCTGAAGACAGGATACGGCAATATGCCAGTGAGCTGGAATTCCAGAACCGGGAACTGGAGCAGTTTGCCTATGCTGCTGCACATGATATGAAAGAGCCGCTGAGAAAAATACAGTTCTATAGTAACTATATATTTGATAATGCAGCTGAGGCTTTGCCCGCCAAGGAAAGAGAATATCTTAACCGGTCTATTAATGCAGCTTCCCGTATGCAGGGGCTGATAGACGATCTGCTGACTTATTCAAGGGCCTCTTCCCAATTAAAAGAGATGGAAGACACCGACCTGAATGCCATGGTTAATGAAGTACTACTGGCTCATAGTGAAACGATCGACAAGCTGGAGGCCATCATCGAAGTAGGACCACTACCTGTGATGCGCATCATTCCTTTTCAGTTCATCCAGTTGTTTGATAACCTGATCAGTAATGCGCTGAAATACCATCATCCTGAACGAACGCCCCGCATCATTATCAATGCTGAACAAATGTATATACCAGCCGGAGAGGAAGTAAATGAGGTACTGGAAGGTGCCTGTTACAAAATCTCTGTCTCTGATAATGGATTGGGATTTGAACCTCGTCATGCAGAAAAGATCTTTGATGTCTTTCAGCGCTTGCATAACCGCCCTGAGATTACAGGTACCGGCATAGGGCTGGCTATCTGCAAAAAGATCGTATTAAATCACCGGGGGCAGATCAGGGCACATGGTGTACCGGAGGAAGGTGCCATATTTGAGATTTACATTCCCTGTCAGCAGGGCTAA
- a CDS encoding glycoside hydrolase family 16 protein → MYKLTMLIAVLGFFSSCAKDAAPTTDTTTTGMENTGARQAVAAASVISFSGYTWEVRNESGTSGPGPNYWSGASNSVWVDSDGHLHLKIRKDAATGRWLCAEVTSTQSFGYGTYVWKIEGAVDKLDKNIVLGLFNYKSGDDGHHEVDIEFARWGNSAWHNYNYTVYPATGSGNVSQTYELALNGTYTSYKFTRTATSVSYKGYHGHNLIEANSFFPWTTPAGYNVSTLSLPVHMNLWLFNGNAPSNSQEVEIIIHSFSFTAA, encoded by the coding sequence ATGTACAAACTCACAATGCTGATAGCCGTACTTGGCTTTTTCAGTAGCTGCGCAAAAGACGCGGCTCCCACGACTGATACGACCACTACTGGTATGGAAAATACCGGTGCCCGTCAGGCGGTTGCAGCCGCAAGTGTGATCAGTTTCAGTGGCTATACCTGGGAGGTAAGGAATGAATCCGGTACTTCCGGCCCAGGACCCAATTATTGGAGCGGCGCCTCCAACAGTGTATGGGTGGACAGCGATGGCCATCTGCACCTGAAAATAAGAAAAGACGCTGCCACAGGCAGATGGTTATGCGCCGAAGTAACGTCTACCCAGTCTTTCGGGTATGGCACATATGTATGGAAGATAGAAGGTGCTGTGGATAAACTGGATAAGAACATCGTACTGGGTCTGTTCAATTACAAATCCGGTGATGATGGTCACCATGAAGTGGATATTGAATTTGCCCGCTGGGGAAATTCCGCATGGCATAATTATAATTACACCGTGTATCCGGCTACGGGTTCCGGCAATGTTTCGCAGACGTATGAACTGGCGCTGAACGGCACCTATACGTCTTACAAGTTCACCAGAACGGCAACATCCGTTTCCTATAAAGGCTATCACGGTCATAATCTTATCGAAGCAAATTCATTCTTCCCATGGACAACACCAGCCGGATATAATGTAAGCACATTATCCCTGCCGGTACACATGAATCTCTGGCTGTTCAATGGTAATGCACCATCCAATAGCCAGGAAGTTGAAATCATTATACACTCATTCTCATTTACCGCAGCGTAA
- a CDS encoding Crp/Fnr family transcriptional regulator gives MYPALKKHFAELAELTDAEFERIATCFSEKRFKKHSIILQPGDAVSHEYFVQKGLLKTFLLDDNGKEHILQFSMENWWVSDYQALHTGLASSFYIQCLEDVELLYISYEDRRRLCDEIHQYERFCRLKVTAGFISMQNRVMALLKNDAQSRYQQLLNQYPTLFQRVPKALIAAYLGVSRETLSRLHR, from the coding sequence ATGTATCCGGCACTGAAAAAACATTTTGCAGAACTGGCCGAACTGACAGATGCCGAATTTGAGCGTATAGCCACCTGTTTCAGTGAAAAGCGGTTTAAGAAACATTCCATCATTCTCCAGCCAGGCGATGCTGTTAGTCATGAGTATTTTGTACAGAAAGGATTACTTAAGACGTTCCTGCTGGATGACAACGGCAAGGAGCATATCCTGCAATTTTCTATGGAGAACTGGTGGGTATCCGATTACCAGGCGCTACATACCGGCCTCGCCTCTTCCTTTTATATTCAGTGCCTGGAGGATGTAGAACTACTGTATATCTCCTATGAGGACAGAAGGAGACTTTGCGATGAGATCCATCAATATGAACGTTTCTGCCGGCTTAAAGTCACAGCTGGCTTTATCAGTATGCAGAACAGGGTCATGGCATTACTGAAAAATGATGCACAGTCCAGGTACCAGCAGTTGCTCAATCAGTATCCTACCCTATTCCAGCGTGTACCTAAAGCGCTGATAGCGGCTTATCTGGGGGTGAGCAGGGAAACCCTCAGCCGGTTACACAGGTAG
- a CDS encoding Crp/Fnr family transcriptional regulator — translation MTANNEILAQHLKNFAALSDKDIAESEAFWKTRKIRKGEFFNMQRMVCNDLGLVVRGIFRIYYHDPKTESDKNIFFFSENQFVVSFRSFISRNPCWYFIEAMEDAEIIFISYRDLHHLYERNTNWLHFGKLLAELFFAYAQTRAEEFMFFSHEERYLRLLDEHPNIIERIPAYHISSFLGITNPSLSRIRKRLKK, via the coding sequence ATGACTGCAAATAATGAGATCCTCGCACAGCACCTGAAGAACTTTGCTGCATTATCGGATAAGGATATTGCGGAAAGCGAGGCATTCTGGAAAACGCGTAAGATCAGGAAAGGTGAATTCTTTAATATGCAGCGTATGGTCTGCAATGATCTCGGATTGGTAGTAAGAGGTATCTTCCGCATTTACTATCATGATCCAAAAACGGAATCAGATAAGAATATTTTCTTTTTTTCTGAAAATCAGTTTGTCGTTTCCTTTAGAAGTTTCATCTCCCGGAACCCTTGCTGGTACTTCATAGAGGCGATGGAGGATGCGGAAATTATCTTTATTTCCTATAGAGATCTCCATCACCTTTATGAAAGGAATACCAACTGGCTGCATTTCGGAAAGCTGCTGGCAGAATTGTTTTTTGCATATGCACAGACACGTGCGGAAGAGTTTATGTTCTTCTCACATGAAGAGCGATACCTGCGGCTATTAGACGAACATCCAAATATCATTGAACGGATTCCCGCGTATCATATTTCCTCTTTTCTGGGTATTACTAATCCGTCGCTCAGCAGGATCAGAAAACGCCTGAAAAAGTAA
- a CDS encoding MaoC family dehydratase, with protein MVIVNSFAEYKAYEGKEIGVSQWHTIDQDQINKFADATLDHQWIHCDEERAKNEGPFQSTIAHGYLTLSLIPYLWKQIADIRNVKMEINYGIEQFKFGQAVLVNDEVQLKAKLNTIVDLRGVTKVVIGATLSIKGKAKPAYTGDVVFLYHFND; from the coding sequence GTGGTAATTGTCAATAGTTTCGCAGAATACAAAGCCTACGAAGGCAAGGAAATCGGAGTTTCTCAATGGCATACAATAGACCAGGACCAGATCAATAAATTTGCAGATGCAACGCTTGATCATCAATGGATCCACTGTGATGAGGAAAGAGCAAAGAACGAAGGTCCCTTTCAGTCTACCATTGCCCACGGTTATTTGACACTATCTTTAATTCCTTATCTGTGGAAGCAAATTGCAGATATCCGCAATGTTAAAATGGAGATTAACTACGGTATAGAACAGTTCAAGTTTGGCCAGGCAGTGCTGGTGAACGACGAAGTTCAATTGAAAGCGAAACTCAATACTATAGTTGATCTGAGAGGTGTTACAAAAGTAGTGATCGGTGCTACGCTCAGTATTAAAGGAAAGGCGAAGCCGGCCTACACGGGTGATGTGGTATTCCTGTACCACTTTAATGACTAA
- a CDS encoding sterol desaturase family protein — MEHLLNYLLHLPLWAVWSIFLSENIMITFAVLLIGKYFYKGEYTAGEWGICAVTNVLNTVVTYAGFWMWKHHIIHITTDISWKIIPDFLSLFMAMDLLMFVFHITIHKTFLYKAVHRLHHGSVDPKPIDLFVLHPIEAIGFGGLWLLLLVVYPFNMYAILMYLTINVVFGLAGHLGVEPLPAKMRSLPMIKYLGTSTFHHNHHQDIQYNFGFYTSIWDRLFRTYK; from the coding sequence ATGGAACACCTGCTCAACTATCTGTTGCACCTGCCATTGTGGGCAGTATGGAGTATTTTCCTGTCGGAAAATATTATGATCACATTCGCTGTATTGCTGATAGGCAAATACTTTTACAAAGGGGAGTATACAGCGGGAGAATGGGGGATCTGTGCTGTTACCAATGTTTTAAATACAGTAGTCACCTATGCAGGATTCTGGATGTGGAAACATCACATTATCCATATCACCACTGATATTTCCTGGAAGATCATCCCTGATTTTCTTTCGTTGTTTATGGCGATGGACTTGCTGATGTTCGTTTTTCATATAACGATTCATAAGACATTCCTATATAAAGCAGTACACCGGCTGCATCATGGATCGGTTGATCCGAAACCGATAGATCTCTTTGTTTTACATCCAATTGAGGCAATTGGCTTTGGTGGGTTATGGCTCTTATTGCTTGTAGTATATCCATTCAATATGTATGCGATCCTCATGTATCTTACTATCAACGTGGTGTTCGGTCTGGCAGGGCACCTGGGAGTGGAGCCTTTACCTGCAAAAATGAGAAGTCTGCCGATGATTAAATATCTGGGCACGTCCACATTCCATCATAATCATCATCAGGATATACAATATAACTTTGGGTTCTATACCAGCATATGGGACCGGTTGTTCAGGACGTATAAATGA
- a CDS encoding glycoside hydrolase family 9 protein, giving the protein MKTRFSLMRTSRSNKLRLPVFITFLLMVAFGKTHAQQYNYAEVLQKSMFFYECQRSGVLPSDNRVTWRGNSAVNDGSDVGKNLSGGWYDAGDHVKFNFPMAFSATMLAWGAIDFPGGYTASGQLPYLKKNLRFVNDYFIRCHTAPNELYGQVGNGGIDHAWWGSAEVMAMSRTSYKIDQAHPGSDLAGETAAALAAASIVFKTDDPAYSATLLAHAIQLYNFADTYRGIYTAAITDAASYYQSYSGYNDELVWGAIWLYRATGDTTWLNKAESYYANLSTEPQSTIKSFKWGLAWDDKSYGCYALLAKLTGKTQYKTDIERHLDYWTDGYNGQRITYTPGGLAFLDVWGALRYAINTGFVAAYYKDAATTTAKGTKYNTFAQTQMNYALGSNPNNRSYVCGFGTNPPTQPHHRTAHGCWSNNLNGPPAASRHILYGALVGGPGNNDAYTDNRGNYVNNEVACDYNAAFSGLLSKMIQDYGGTPLAGFPVAEIPSGEFIIEAKINGSGPTYTEWSVWVNNHTAWPARIATKHAYRLFVDITEGLNAGYTPASYVVSANNTDVTFTPLQRWGTTGNVYYTEVTFNSTVKIWPGGQGESRKESQIRIRLPYEAPASAWNPANDWSSQNVDGNLKEVGNIPLYVDNALVYGNTPTPPQVVAVTGVDVTPAIDTININSTLQASAAITPSNASNKAVTWTSTAPAIATVNSTGLITALTAGRAVVTATTVDGSFRDSIIIYVSNVVAPKQYTLTTATSGTGTVTLSPAGGTYNEGTTVTLTATPGNGYVFSNWSGGLSDTLNPLAVTVNSNLSVTANFIQDSNQGSCNNPTAVTLPFQKDGIGEYCYVITGNISYINSWNLSLLEINGVDFTNKWSNNLPPRIDGKYYVHYVAPYGWSHFEANGTESGARTKPAANIPKLTSAIYPNPVTHRYFTLRVSDPEIMNVMVTLTDMSGRVVLRKITKPNETISVPYFIPTGIYNVEVSTRTKKVMSTKLMIQ; this is encoded by the coding sequence ATGAAAACCAGATTTTCCCTCATGCGAACCAGTCGTAGCAACAAATTGCGCCTACCTGTGTTCATAACCTTCCTGCTGATGGTTGCCTTTGGCAAAACCCACGCTCAGCAGTACAATTATGCAGAAGTCCTGCAGAAATCCATGTTCTTTTACGAGTGCCAGCGCTCAGGCGTTTTACCTTCAGACAACCGCGTTACCTGGCGTGGTAACTCTGCCGTGAATGACGGAAGTGATGTAGGAAAGAACCTTTCGGGTGGCTGGTACGACGCCGGCGATCATGTCAAGTTCAACTTTCCTATGGCCTTCTCTGCTACCATGCTGGCATGGGGAGCGATCGATTTTCCCGGCGGATATACGGCATCAGGGCAACTCCCCTATCTGAAGAAGAATCTCCGCTTTGTAAATGACTATTTCATTCGCTGTCATACCGCCCCGAACGAGTTGTACGGGCAGGTAGGCAATGGTGGGATCGACCATGCCTGGTGGGGATCGGCAGAAGTAATGGCCATGTCGCGCACTTCATATAAGATCGATCAGGCACATCCCGGATCAGACCTGGCGGGTGAAACTGCGGCCGCACTGGCAGCTGCCAGTATTGTATTTAAAACCGATGATCCGGCATACAGTGCTACCCTGTTAGCCCATGCGATACAGCTGTATAATTTTGCAGATACCTACCGCGGTATCTATACGGCTGCGATCACTGATGCTGCCAGCTATTACCAGTCTTACAGTGGCTACAACGATGAACTGGTATGGGGCGCCATATGGCTGTACCGGGCTACCGGCGATACCACCTGGCTGAATAAAGCGGAATCCTACTACGCTAATCTGTCCACCGAACCACAATCCACCATAAAGTCCTTCAAATGGGGCCTGGCCTGGGATGATAAATCCTACGGATGCTACGCATTACTGGCAAAGCTGACAGGAAAGACCCAGTACAAAACAGACATAGAAAGGCATCTTGATTACTGGACAGACGGTTATAATGGTCAGCGGATCACCTATACTCCCGGCGGGCTGGCTTTTCTGGATGTCTGGGGTGCACTACGATATGCCATCAATACCGGGTTTGTGGCTGCCTATTACAAAGACGCAGCTACCACTACGGCGAAGGGCACTAAATATAATACGTTCGCACAAACGCAGATGAACTATGCGCTTGGCAGTAATCCGAACAATCGTAGCTATGTATGCGGATTTGGCACCAATCCCCCTACCCAGCCACACCATCGTACGGCACATGGATGCTGGTCCAATAATCTCAACGGCCCTCCTGCTGCGTCCAGGCATATCCTCTATGGCGCACTGGTAGGCGGTCCGGGTAATAACGACGCCTATACAGACAATCGTGGTAACTACGTTAACAATGAGGTAGCCTGTGATTACAACGCTGCATTTTCCGGTTTGCTGTCAAAGATGATACAGGATTACGGGGGCACACCTCTCGCTGGTTTCCCGGTGGCAGAAATACCTTCAGGGGAATTTATCATCGAAGCAAAGATCAACGGTAGTGGCCCTACATATACAGAATGGTCAGTATGGGTGAATAACCATACCGCATGGCCCGCACGTATTGCCACCAAACACGCCTACCGCCTGTTTGTGGATATTACCGAAGGACTGAACGCAGGCTATACGCCGGCCAGTTATGTCGTATCCGCCAATAATACAGACGTCACTTTTACGCCGTTGCAACGCTGGGGCACAACCGGGAATGTATATTATACGGAGGTTACCTTCAACTCCACTGTTAAGATCTGGCCGGGGGGGCAGGGTGAATCCAGAAAGGAATCGCAGATCCGGATAAGATTGCCTTACGAAGCGCCTGCAAGCGCCTGGAACCCGGCAAATGACTGGTCTTCTCAAAACGTAGATGGCAATCTGAAAGAAGTGGGAAATATTCCATTGTATGTGGATAATGCACTGGTATATGGCAATACCCCTACCCCACCACAGGTAGTGGCAGTTACTGGTGTTGATGTAACACCTGCCATAGATACTATCAACATCAACAGCACACTGCAAGCCAGTGCGGCTATCACTCCATCCAATGCCAGCAACAAGGCCGTTACCTGGACTTCCACCGCGCCGGCTATTGCAACGGTAAACAGTACCGGCCTTATAACAGCACTGACTGCCGGTCGTGCCGTAGTGACTGCCACTACTGTAGATGGCAGCTTCCGCGACAGCATCATCATCTATGTATCCAATGTTGTAGCACCTAAACAGTATACTTTGACTACGGCAACCAGCGGCACAGGTACAGTTACATTAAGCCCCGCTGGCGGCACGTACAATGAAGGCACTACAGTCACCCTGACGGCAACCCCAGGTAATGGGTATGTGTTCAGTAACTGGAGCGGCGGCCTTTCTGATACGCTCAATCCATTAGCAGTAACGGTCAACAGCAACCTGTCTGTCACAGCAAACTTCATTCAGGATTCCAACCAGGGCAGTTGTAACAATCCTACAGCGGTCACATTACCATTCCAGAAAGATGGTATAGGAGAATACTGCTATGTGATCACTGGAAATATCTCTTATATCAATTCATGGAATTTGAGTCTGCTGGAGATCAATGGTGTTGACTTTACCAATAAATGGTCTAACAATCTGCCTCCGAGGATTGACGGTAAGTACTACGTGCATTACGTAGCACCATATGGCTGGTCTCACTTTGAAGCCAACGGCACAGAATCCGGAGCAAGAACAAAGCCCGCGGCCAATATCCCAAAACTGACCAGTGCTATCTATCCTAATCCTGTGACACACCGCTATTTCACCCTACGGGTATCTGATCCTGAGATCATGAATGTGATGGTGACATTGACAGATATGTCGGGCAGGGTAGTACTGAGAAAGATCACAAAACCTAATGAGACGATATCAGTTCCTTACTTCATCCCGACAGGTATTTACAATGTGGAAGTAAGTACGAGGACTAAAAAGGTGATGAGTACCAAACTGATGATCCAATAA
- a CDS encoding aldo/keto reductase: protein MKTSSGFKSTYLLGGDLEINRMGYGAMRITGPQIWGMPENPQHSIDVLQRAVELGVNFIDTADQYGPFTSEQLIAEALHPYQEHIVVGTKGGLVRFGPWADINNDASPQHLQDALDGSLRRLKLEQIALYQLHRIDPKVPAEISFDFLAKAQQQGKIRHLGLSEVSVDDIKLAQQHFKVASVQNRYSVLDRQWKPVLEYCKSQGIAFIPWFPIGGGMVQLEGQLKDIANRKQVTMHQLALAWLLHHADNILLIPGTSSVAHLEENIKAAGIALTAEDMKELDGLTKAQ from the coding sequence ATGAAGACATCATCAGGCTTTAAATCAACGTATCTATTAGGTGGCGATCTCGAGATCAATCGCATGGGCTATGGCGCTATGCGTATAACTGGTCCGCAGATATGGGGAATGCCAGAGAATCCGCAGCACTCAATTGACGTATTACAACGGGCTGTTGAACTGGGCGTAAACTTCATTGACACTGCTGATCAATATGGCCCGTTTACTTCTGAACAGCTTATCGCTGAAGCATTACATCCTTATCAGGAACATATAGTCGTGGGTACTAAAGGTGGGCTTGTACGTTTCGGCCCATGGGCAGATATTAACAACGACGCCAGTCCACAACATTTACAGGATGCACTTGATGGTAGTTTACGCAGACTGAAACTGGAGCAGATAGCACTTTACCAGCTTCACCGCATTGACCCGAAGGTACCTGCTGAGATCAGCTTTGACTTTCTTGCCAAAGCACAACAACAAGGTAAGATCAGACATCTGGGACTCTCAGAAGTTTCTGTGGACGATATTAAGCTGGCGCAGCAACATTTTAAGGTGGCGTCTGTTCAGAACCGCTATAGCGTGCTGGATCGGCAGTGGAAGCCGGTACTGGAATACTGTAAATCGCAGGGTATCGCTTTCATCCCATGGTTCCCGATAGGCGGAGGGATGGTACAGTTAGAAGGCCAACTAAAAGACATTGCGAACCGTAAGCAGGTAACCATGCATCAGCTGGCACTGGCCTGGTTATTACATCACGCAGATAATATTCTGCTGATCCCGGGTACTTCCAGCGTCGCTCACCTTGAAGAGAATATAAAGGCAGCTGGTATCGCACTGACCGCCGAGGACATGAAAGAACTGGATGGATTGACTAAAGCGCAGTAA
- a CDS encoding type 1 glutamine amidotransferase domain-containing protein: MTRKIKYVSAFIALIALLALNITKASAQRTKKVLIVVTSFSEMKNGTKMGLWLEEFATPYYQLKENGIEVTIASPAGGKGPIDPKSMLPDYLTPSAKKFLGDATAQAALNNTVKLSAVKAKNYDAVFYPGGHGPMWDLPENAQSIALIQSFVAQHKPVAFVCHAPAVLKNVKTKEGAYLVSGKTVTGYSNKEEVDGKSTDVTPFLLEDMLKERGGKYEKAATPWAPFAVQDGLLITGQNPASAEPTVQKLLAALSAK, encoded by the coding sequence ATGACACGTAAGATTAAATATGTTTCAGCATTTATAGCCCTGATAGCTTTACTGGCGTTAAATATCACAAAAGCCTCCGCACAGAGAACAAAGAAAGTGCTCATCGTGGTGACTTCTTTTTCTGAAATGAAAAATGGTACTAAAATGGGCCTCTGGCTGGAAGAATTTGCTACTCCCTATTATCAGTTAAAAGAAAATGGTATAGAAGTGACCATCGCATCTCCGGCAGGTGGTAAGGGCCCCATTGACCCAAAGAGCATGTTACCTGATTATCTGACACCATCTGCAAAAAAGTTTCTGGGTGATGCCACTGCACAGGCAGCACTAAATAATACCGTGAAGCTAAGTGCTGTAAAGGCTAAAAACTATGATGCTGTATTCTATCCCGGTGGACATGGCCCTATGTGGGACCTGCCCGAGAATGCGCAGTCCATTGCATTGATACAGTCATTCGTAGCACAGCATAAACCAGTGGCGTTTGTATGTCACGCTCCCGCTGTATTGAAGAATGTGAAGACAAAAGAGGGCGCTTACCTGGTAAGTGGTAAAACAGTTACCGGTTATTCCAACAAGGAGGAAGTAGATGGTAAGAGTACCGATGTAACACCTTTTCTGCTGGAAGACATGCTGAAAGAGCGTGGTGGTAAATATGAGAAAGCAGCTACTCCATGGGCGCCATTTGCAGTGCAGGACGGTCTGCTGATCACCGGTCAGAATCCGGCATCTGCTGAACCAACGGTACAGAAATTGCTGGCTGCATTGTCTGCTAAATAA